The following coding sequences lie in one Cannabis sativa cultivar Pink pepper isolate KNU-18-1 chromosome 5, ASM2916894v1, whole genome shotgun sequence genomic window:
- the LOC133038116 gene encoding uncharacterized protein LOC133038116, with amino-acid sequence MIKVHCQEYDDSHARIMVSKILQEDAEIPVPIEECRYVRDVYQMFLPWPKHLILTTEGPLAQPPSRRDASKGKALMLSPQGRGAREDDLFTEEKMALIPNSLKWMIHEFLRLKDKRDIITILVPRGFIAPRTQITLSI; translated from the exons atgatcaaagttcactgccaggagtacgatgattcacatgcccggATCATGGTTTCGaaaatcctgcaagaggacgctgaaatcccagtcccaattgaagagtgcagatatgttagggacgtataccagatgttccttccttggcctaaacacttaattttaacaaccgag ggtccactcgctcaaccgccctcaagacgtgatgcgtcaaaggggaaagctctgatgctttctccacaaggccgtggtgcacgggaagatgacttgttcacggaagagaagatggcgttgatccctaattcgctaaaatggatgattcatgaattcctaaggctcaaagataaacgtgatataatcacaattcttgtcccccgaggattcattgcaccaCGTACCCAAATCAcattatccatttaa
- the LOC115717022 gene encoding uncharacterized protein LOC115717022 isoform X2 translates to MVREKDVCWEYAEKLDGNKVRCKFCMRVLNGGISRLKHHLSRLPSKGVNPCSKVRDDVTDRVRAIIASKEDVKETSSTKKQKLVEVKSPVSVSGSKALVVTDVSSPVAKVFPTVTPMANLPSNNQDNAERSIALFFFENKLDFSIARSSSYQMMIDAITKCGPGFLGPSAETLKTTWLERIKCEMSLQSKDIEKEWATTGCTIIADTWTDNKSRALISFLVSSPSRTFFHKSVDVSSYFKNTKCLADLFDSVIQDFGPENVVQIIMDNSFNYTGVANHILQNYSTIFVSPCASQCLNLILEEFSKVEWVNRCIIHAQTISKFIYNSVSMLDLMKKYTGGQELIRTGITKSVSNFLSLQSIWKQKPRLKHMFNSPEFCTSSSYLNKQQSLSCIAILEDNEFWRAVDECVAISEPFLKVLREVSGGKPAVGFIYEMMTRAKESIRTYYIMDENKCKTFLGIVDRKWRDQHHSPLHSAAAFLNPSIQYNPEIKFLTSIKEDFFNVLEKLLPTPEMRRDITSQICTFRKATGMFGCSLAMEARDVVSPGLWWEQYGDSAPVLQRVAIRILSQVCSSFTFERHWNAFQQIHSEKRNKIDREALNDLVYINYNLKLARQTRLKPIEADPIQFEDIDMTSEWVEESDNSSPSQWLDRFGPLDGNDLNTRQFSAAIFNSNDPIFGL, encoded by the exons TGGTTCGTGAAAAAGATGTATGTTGGGAATATGCTGAAAAATTAGATGGGAATAAGGTTAGATGTAAATTCTGTATGAGAGTTTTGAATGGTGGGATTAGTAGGTTGAAGCATCATCTATCTCGGTTACCAAGTAAAGGTGTAAACCCTTGTAGCAAGGTACGAGATGATGTGACTGATAGAGTGAGAGCTATTATAGCTTCAAAGGAAGATGTTAAAGAAACATCTAGCACTAAGAAGCAAAAGCTTGTAGAAGTGAAATCTCCTGTGAGTGTTTCTGGTAGTAAAGCTCTTGTTGTTACTGATGTATCGTCGCCTGTCGCAAAGGTTTTCCCAACTGTCACTCCTATGGCTAATCTTCCTTCAAATAACCAAGACAATGCAGAAAGAAGTATAGCTTTGTTCTTTTTCGAGAATAAGCTCGACTTTAGTATTGCGCGTTCTTCATCATATCAGATGATGATAGACGCCATTACAAAGTGTGGTCCTGGTTTTTTGGGTCCATCTGCTGAAACTCTCAAGACTACATGGCTAGAAAGGATCAAGTGTGAAATGAGCTTACAATCGAAAGATATTGAGAAAGAATGGGCTACAACGGGTTGTACAATCATTGCTGATACTTGGACTGATAACAAATCAAGGGCTTTGATTAGCTTCTTGGTTTCATCACCTTCCAGGACCTTTTTCCATAAGTCTGTTGATGTGTCTTCCTACTTCAAGAACACAAAATGCCTTGCTGATTTATTTGATTCTGTCATTCAGGATTTCGGTCCTGAAAATGTTGTGCAGATTATAATGGACAATAGTTTCAACTATACTGGTGTTGCCAACCATATCTTGCAGAATTATTCGACCATTTTTGTGTCTCCTTGTGCTTCTCAATGCTTGAATTTGATCCTTGAAGAGTTCTCGAAAGTGGAGTGGGTGAATCGATGTATCATACATGCACAAACTATATCGAAGTTCATATACAACAGTGTTTCTATGCTTGATCTGATGAAAAAGTACACTGGTGGACAAGAACTCATTAGGACTGGTATCACAAAGTCTGTATCGAACTTCCTTTCACTACAATCGATCTGGAAGCAGAAGCCAAGGTTGAAACATATGTTTAACAGTCCCGAGTTCTGTACGAGCTCCTCATACTTAAATAAGCAACAAAGTTTGTCATGTATTGCCATTCTTGAGGATAATGAGTTCTGGAGGGCTGTAGATGAATGTGTGGCAATCTCTGAGCCTTTTCTAAAAGTGTTGAGGGAAGTTTCGGGAGGAAAGCCTGCTGTTGGATTTATATACGAAATGATGACAAGGGCAAAAGAATCTATAAGGACATACTATATAATGGATGAAAACAAATGCAAGACATTTCTAGGCATTGTAGATAGAAAGTGGCGAGATCAACACCATTCACCTCTGCATTCAGCTGCAGCATTTTTGAACCCGAGCATTCAGTACAATCCAGAGATAAAGTTCCTTACATCCATAAAAGAAGACTTCTTTAATGTTCTGGAGAAGCTACTCCCTACTCCTGAAATGAGACGCGATATCACTAGTCAGATTTGTACTTTTAGAAAGGCGACTGGCATGTTCGGCTGCAGCCTAGCTATGGAGGCAAGAGATGTGGTTTCACCTG GGCTATGGTGGGAACAATATGGTGATTCTGCTCCTGTGCTGCAAAGAGTTGCAATCAGAATACTTAGCCAAGTTTGCAGCAGTTTCACATTTGAGAGGCATTGGAACGCGTTTCAGCAAATCCACTCAGAGAAGCGCAACAAGATTGATAGAGAAGCTTTAAATGATCTTGTTTACATAAATTACAATCTCAAGTTAGCAAGACAAACAAGATTGAAACCTATAGAAGCGGATCCGATTCAGTTCGAGGACATAGATATGACTTCAGAGTGGGTTGAAGAGAGTGACAACTCAAGCCCATCTCAGTGGCTTGATCGGTTTGGTCCTTTGGATGGAAATGACTTGAATACAAGACAGTTTAGTGCTGCCATTTTCAACTCAAATGACCCCATATTTGGTTTGTGA
- the LOC115717022 gene encoding uncharacterized protein LOC115717022 isoform X1, whose protein sequence is MLFMAVVREKDVCWEYAEKLDGNKVRCKFCMRVLNGGISRLKHHLSRLPSKGVNPCSKVRDDVTDRVRAIIASKEDVKETSSTKKQKLVEVKSPVSVSGSKALVVTDVSSPVAKVFPTVTPMANLPSNNQDNAERSIALFFFENKLDFSIARSSSYQMMIDAITKCGPGFLGPSAETLKTTWLERIKCEMSLQSKDIEKEWATTGCTIIADTWTDNKSRALISFLVSSPSRTFFHKSVDVSSYFKNTKCLADLFDSVIQDFGPENVVQIIMDNSFNYTGVANHILQNYSTIFVSPCASQCLNLILEEFSKVEWVNRCIIHAQTISKFIYNSVSMLDLMKKYTGGQELIRTGITKSVSNFLSLQSIWKQKPRLKHMFNSPEFCTSSSYLNKQQSLSCIAILEDNEFWRAVDECVAISEPFLKVLREVSGGKPAVGFIYEMMTRAKESIRTYYIMDENKCKTFLGIVDRKWRDQHHSPLHSAAAFLNPSIQYNPEIKFLTSIKEDFFNVLEKLLPTPEMRRDITSQICTFRKATGMFGCSLAMEARDVVSPGLWWEQYGDSAPVLQRVAIRILSQVCSSFTFERHWNAFQQIHSEKRNKIDREALNDLVYINYNLKLARQTRLKPIEADPIQFEDIDMTSEWVEESDNSSPSQWLDRFGPLDGNDLNTRQFSAAIFNSNDPIFGL, encoded by the exons ATGTTGTTTATGGCAGTGGTTCGTGAAAAAGATGTATGTTGGGAATATGCTGAAAAATTAGATGGGAATAAGGTTAGATGTAAATTCTGTATGAGAGTTTTGAATGGTGGGATTAGTAGGTTGAAGCATCATCTATCTCGGTTACCAAGTAAAGGTGTAAACCCTTGTAGCAAGGTACGAGATGATGTGACTGATAGAGTGAGAGCTATTATAGCTTCAAAGGAAGATGTTAAAGAAACATCTAGCACTAAGAAGCAAAAGCTTGTAGAAGTGAAATCTCCTGTGAGTGTTTCTGGTAGTAAAGCTCTTGTTGTTACTGATGTATCGTCGCCTGTCGCAAAGGTTTTCCCAACTGTCACTCCTATGGCTAATCTTCCTTCAAATAACCAAGACAATGCAGAAAGAAGTATAGCTTTGTTCTTTTTCGAGAATAAGCTCGACTTTAGTATTGCGCGTTCTTCATCATATCAGATGATGATAGACGCCATTACAAAGTGTGGTCCTGGTTTTTTGGGTCCATCTGCTGAAACTCTCAAGACTACATGGCTAGAAAGGATCAAGTGTGAAATGAGCTTACAATCGAAAGATATTGAGAAAGAATGGGCTACAACGGGTTGTACAATCATTGCTGATACTTGGACTGATAACAAATCAAGGGCTTTGATTAGCTTCTTGGTTTCATCACCTTCCAGGACCTTTTTCCATAAGTCTGTTGATGTGTCTTCCTACTTCAAGAACACAAAATGCCTTGCTGATTTATTTGATTCTGTCATTCAGGATTTCGGTCCTGAAAATGTTGTGCAGATTATAATGGACAATAGTTTCAACTATACTGGTGTTGCCAACCATATCTTGCAGAATTATTCGACCATTTTTGTGTCTCCTTGTGCTTCTCAATGCTTGAATTTGATCCTTGAAGAGTTCTCGAAAGTGGAGTGGGTGAATCGATGTATCATACATGCACAAACTATATCGAAGTTCATATACAACAGTGTTTCTATGCTTGATCTGATGAAAAAGTACACTGGTGGACAAGAACTCATTAGGACTGGTATCACAAAGTCTGTATCGAACTTCCTTTCACTACAATCGATCTGGAAGCAGAAGCCAAGGTTGAAACATATGTTTAACAGTCCCGAGTTCTGTACGAGCTCCTCATACTTAAATAAGCAACAAAGTTTGTCATGTATTGCCATTCTTGAGGATAATGAGTTCTGGAGGGCTGTAGATGAATGTGTGGCAATCTCTGAGCCTTTTCTAAAAGTGTTGAGGGAAGTTTCGGGAGGAAAGCCTGCTGTTGGATTTATATACGAAATGATGACAAGGGCAAAAGAATCTATAAGGACATACTATATAATGGATGAAAACAAATGCAAGACATTTCTAGGCATTGTAGATAGAAAGTGGCGAGATCAACACCATTCACCTCTGCATTCAGCTGCAGCATTTTTGAACCCGAGCATTCAGTACAATCCAGAGATAAAGTTCCTTACATCCATAAAAGAAGACTTCTTTAATGTTCTGGAGAAGCTACTCCCTACTCCTGAAATGAGACGCGATATCACTAGTCAGATTTGTACTTTTAGAAAGGCGACTGGCATGTTCGGCTGCAGCCTAGCTATGGAGGCAAGAGATGTGGTTTCACCTG GGCTATGGTGGGAACAATATGGTGATTCTGCTCCTGTGCTGCAAAGAGTTGCAATCAGAATACTTAGCCAAGTTTGCAGCAGTTTCACATTTGAGAGGCATTGGAACGCGTTTCAGCAAATCCACTCAGAGAAGCGCAACAAGATTGATAGAGAAGCTTTAAATGATCTTGTTTACATAAATTACAATCTCAAGTTAGCAAGACAAACAAGATTGAAACCTATAGAAGCGGATCCGATTCAGTTCGAGGACATAGATATGACTTCAGAGTGGGTTGAAGAGAGTGACAACTCAAGCCCATCTCAGTGGCTTGATCGGTTTGGTCCTTTGGATGGAAATGACTTGAATACAAGACAGTTTAGTGCTGCCATTTTCAACTCAAATGACCCCATATTTGGTTTGTGA
- the LOC115717002 gene encoding uncharacterized protein LOC115717002 has product MKKKMKPSTTNVNVDPLRPVDEKLLHSFRNWLVGTIGNKYPRDVFTGLCGVAWFSTLNTDKLWLSDDHLDAAFHMMRRRQHFFPELYPRKCTVMPSWFTSSLRGRWDAWKSNTDHDGFVWDESILELLCGDPNQFLPSWKGMECIYMALFLNGPKHWIAMEVNLELWKIFLFDSSLGSLTNDELNSLMDVWCPLLAKLVDQCGVCDTHYMVMVPQMTASESQVRPFDWEMMDNKVVPQTKSSGDCGMYVIEHIEHKLLDLPFDGVHDQHMSLFRQRWAVDLFYQNLA; this is encoded by the exons atgaagaagaagatgaagccaTCAACAACCAATGTGAATGTTGACCCACTTCGGCCCGTTGATGAGAAGCTACTACATAGTTTTCGAAATTGGTTAGTGGGAACCATCGGAAACAAGTATCCGAGGGACGTCTTCACCGGTCTGTGTGGCGTGGCTTGGTTCTCGACCCTAAATACAGACAAACTATGGCTTTCTGATGAC CATTTGGATGCTGCTTTCCATATGATGAGGAGGAGGCAACACTTCTTCCCGGAGTTGTACCCACGTAAGTGTACTGTCATGCCATCTTGGTTTACCTCATCGTTGAGGGGTCGGTGGGATGCTTGGAAGAGCAATACTGACCATGATGGTTTTGTTTGGGATGAGTCCATCTTGGAACTCCTTTGTGGGGATCCAAACCAATTTTTGCCTTCTTGGAAGGGTATGGAGTGCATATACATGGCCCTGTTCTTGAACGGACCGAAACATTGGATCGCTATGGAGGTCAATCTTGAGTTGTGGAAGATATTCCTCTTCGATTCGAGTCTTGGATCTCTAACGAACGACGAACTGAATTCGCTTATGGATGTGTGGTGCCCTTTACTAGCCAAATTGGTGGACCAGTGTGGTGTATGTGACACTCATTACATGGTGATGGTCCCTCAAATGACAGCCTCCGAAAGTCAGGTCAGACCCTTCGACTGGGAAATGATGGACAATAAAGTTGTACCTCAGACAAAATCGAG CGGCGATTGTGGAATGTACGTCATAGAGCATATTGAGCATAAGTTATTGGATCTACCATTCGATGGAGTACATGATCAGCATATGTCGCTCTTTCGCCAGAGATGGGCAGTAGATTTATTCTACCAGAACTTGGCATGA
- the LOC133038117 gene encoding uncharacterized protein LOC133038117 gives MSRPEPSPPRTTEAPAPSPPRRTDSPAPLHGVRRSSHPPPRTTQTEMAKSSKVPRLLLPVSEHYTGRVTWRGGSYYYPKVKAKFVQMQLLESVKEESPFNNFFEREPLAFSGALMHQLFMHKIKLDKEDEVHFYIAKKRCRFGRTEFALVTGLNLLRGPTEAEVSERATSDRLIVEYFNGDPSISIGRLRSVFESCTEKDDCYKLGLVLFVMGVLTGKEEKTLVPPFIIRMVEDLPFFYNYPWGKISFNLLKDTWSKDFVQKKKHMDEKIEKGTTQKESKYSAYGYAVALQYWAYESILELAEKFAIRRSHRFPRMVNWESKDAPLGKEEVIRLFAKKLTVYSVLCPRSNEAEFLSHVTGGEAPLFVDMEELVIGDDGQPTQDSLRSQASKLALTLEQAERRKPESS, from the exons ATGAGCAGACCCGAACCCTCTCCACCGCGTACGACCGAAGCCCCAGCCCCCTCTCCACCGCGCAGGACCGATTCTCCAGCCCCCCTCCACGGCGTACGAAGGTCCAGCCACCCTCCACCGCGTACGACCCAAACGGAAATGGCCAAG tctTCCAAAGTTCCACGACTTTTACTGCCAGTGTCTGAACATTACACTGGTCGTGTTACTTGGCGGGGCGGTAGTTACTATTACCCCAAAGTAAAAGCCAAGTTTGTACAAATGCAGTTGTTGGAAAGTGTGAAGGAGGAATCCCCTTTCAACAATTTTTTTGAGAGAGAGCCATTAGCGTTTTCAGGTGCTCTTATGCATCAACTCTTCATGCATAAGATAAAATTAGATAAAGAGGATGAGGTGCATTTTTATATTGCAAAGAAGAGATGCCGATTCGGCCGAACTGAGTTTGCCTTGGTGACTGGGCTTAATTTGTTACGTGGACCGACTGAGGCTGAGGTTTCGGAGAGGGCGACGTCAGACCGGTTGATAGTAGAATATTTTAATGGGGATCCATCTATCAGCATTGGTCGTCTGCGCAGCGTCTTTGAGAGCTGCACTGAGAAGGATGATTGTTACAAGTTGGGTTTGGTGCTGTTCGTGATGGGTGTTCTGACTGGGAAAGAAGAGAAGACCCTGGTTCCCCCATTTATCATTAGAATGGTTGAGGACCTCCCTTTTTTCTACAATTACCCGTGGGGGAAAATTTCTTTCAACTTGTTGAAAGATACTTGGAGTAAGGACTTCGTACAAAAGAAAAAGCATATGGATGAGAAGATTGAGAAGGGAACGACTCAGAAGGAGTCAAAGTATTCGGCCTATGGATATGCTGTAGCATTGCAGTATTGGGCTTATGAGTCCATCCTCGAGCTTGCTGAGAAATTTGCAATCAGAAGATCGCATCGCTTTCCCCGAATGGTGAACTGGGAGAGTAAGGATGCCCCACTCGGGAAAGAGGAAGTCATCAGATTATTTGCAAAAAAA TTGACAGTGTACTCCGTTTTATGTCCGCGGAGTAATGAGGCCGAGTTTTTGAGCCACGTCACTGGAGGTGAGGCGCCTCTATTTGTGGATATGGAGGAATTGGTTATTGGCGATGATGGCCAGCCTACTCAGGATAGTTTGCGCAGCCAAGCTTCAAAGCTTGCACTCACGCTAGAACAAGCCGAGCGGAGGAAGCCGGAATCTTCGTAG